ATTACTTACAGAATAATCTGGAATTAAACAAAAAAGATTCTCCTCAAGACAAGCTTTCTACTCGTAATTTGTGCAATTATTAGTAGAGGAGGGAAATTTATCAAAAAGAGTTCAGAGGGAACAGGGAACGGGCAACTTTCTAACAGGAAAAACTCATGTTTAAAAACATGAGATTGAAATAATGACACTGTTTTTTTCGGGCTACGCATCTTGTAAAAACATATTTTTTTTGACTGAGCTTTAAACTGGTGCAACTAAAGTTTCTTATCTGTTCCCTGTTCCCTGTTCCCAGTTAAGAGTTCCCTGTTCCCTGTTCCCTGTTCCCTGTTCCCTTCTTTTGTAAAATAAATATTTATGTCAATTATCATAGCAGAAAACCTCAGTAAATCCTATCCAGTAGCGATTAAAGATCCAGGGCTACGGGGAACAATTAACCATTTTTTCCACCGGACTTATCGTAATATTAACGCTGTTCAAGATGTCACTTTTAGCATTGAACCTGGGGAAATCGTCGGTTTTTTAGGTCCCAATGGCGCAGGTAAAACTACCACCTTAAAAATGCTCACAGGGCTAATTCATCCTTCTAGTGGTACAGTCAAAGTCAGTGGATTTGTTCCCTTTAATCGTCAACAAGCATTTTTGCAAAAAATCACTTTAGTGATGGGACAAAAACAGCAATTAATTTGGGATTTACCAGCCTTAGATTCTTTGAGAATTAACGCTGCTGTTTATAATATTTCTGATAAAGAATTTCAACGTCGAGTTGGGGAATTAACAGAAATGCTGGCTTTAGAAGGTAAACTGACTCAACCAGTGCGAAAATTATCATTAGGTGAACGGATGAAAGCTGAACTGTTAGCAGCACTTTTACACCGTCCCCAAGTTTTATTTCTCGATGAACCAACTTTAGGATTAGATGTTAATGCTCAAGTGGGAGTGCGGGAATTTTTAAAGGAATATAATCAGCTATATCAAGCAACCATATTATTAACGAGTCATTACATGGCTGATATTACAGCTTTGTGTCAACGGGTGTTATTAATTCATCAAGGAAAACTCATGTATGATGGTAGATTAGCTGGATTATTGGAAAGTTTTGCTCCTTATCGAGAAATTTATGTGGAGTTAGTTCAAGCATTACCATTAGAACAACTTACGTCCTATGGTGATGTGCAAATGCTAGAAGGAAGAAGGGTCAGATTTATTGTGCAACAAGAAGCGATGACTCGCACTGTTTCCCAGATTTTAGCCGATTTGGAAGTGGTAGATTTAACAGTCACAGAACCACCTATAGAAGAGATAATTGGCAGAATTTTTCATACAGGATTTAACAATTAATGAACATGAAAAAACCTCTCAGAAAATTCTTGACTTTACTATCAGTAAACTATGCTTATATGTTGGAATATAGGTCAGAATTAATATTATGGATTTTAGCGGGTTCTCTACCAATTATTATGATGGGTATTTGGGTACAAGCTGCTGAAAGTGGTAAATTTGCTTTTAAATCTATAGATTTTGCTCGGTATTTTTTAGCGGTTTTTCTGGTTAGACAACTCACTGTTGTTTGGGTAATTTATGAATTTGAAAAACAAGTATTAGAAGGTAAACTTTCCCTAAAATTATTACAGCCTTTAGATCCAGTTTGGCATCATGTAGCTAATCATGTTGGTGAAAGGGTAGCTCGAATACCTTTCGTATTCCTTTTATTAATATTCTTTTTTGTTTTATATCCCCAGGCTTTTTGGCTGCCAAGTATAGCTAATTTATTCCTATTTATATTAGCAACAATTATGGCTTTTGCTTTAAGATTTATAATTCAATATACCTTTGCAATGTTTGCATTTTGGACAGAAAGAGCCGCTGCTTTAGAAAATTTATGGTTGTTGTTTTTTATATTTTTATCAGGTTTAATCGCACCTTTAGATATTTTTCCCGAAAATGTCAGAAACATCGTGATGTTAACACCTTTTCCTTATATCATTAACTTTCCAGCCAGTATTTTAGTTGGCTTACCTGTGGATTTAACCAGAGGATTTTTGTCAACTTTAGGTTGGTTTTTCATGTTTTTAGGTATTAATCGCTTTTTATGGCGTAAGGGTTTGAAACAATATTCAGGAATGGGAGCTTAAATAGCAATACCTTAGCCGTTTTTTTGTAGGTTGGGTTAAGCGACAGCGCAACCCAACGCATTTGTTAGGTTTCTTGCTATTGCTTCGCAACGCTAACGCTAACAACCCAACCTACGAATCAAGGAATTTTTTGATTTGACTAAGGTATTGTTAATCCGAGATTATTTCCCCCTTGATTAGGGGGATAATCCTAAAAAACAGAAGTTTAATTTCTCGGCATAAACTTCTGCAATTCATCAAAAGTATTAACAGTTAAAATGCTCCTTTGAAGATTTTTTAACTGTTCTAAATCAGCAACTTGTGATATTTTTGGCATGAGTTGTAAACCTTCTTGACCAAATTTCATCTCTAAAATTAGTTCAATAGATGACAGTATAGCTCGTTGTTCACCCCGTTGTTCACCCCGTTGTTCACCTTCTGCAAAAATTTGTTGATACCAAGGAGACTCTTGTAAAATTGCCATATCCCACCTCATAATTTGTTGAACTAAGGCGCTATCTAATACGAACGTAGCAAAAAAAGCCATAACTGTTTCTAACTGGCTTAATTTTTCATAAGACCTTCCGGTAAGTGGGAAACTCAGTCACAAAGCGTGCTGAGAGGGAAGCGACACGGGCGGTTTTAACCGCAGTGATAATTAGACCTGTCGATCTTTGTATCAACTTAACTTTTTTAACAGTGCATTGTCCTAGTCTTTTCCAATTAGCGTCACTGACAGAGACTTGTTTTTCAGTATCTCCACTAACCCAGCCAAAGAATGTTTTACTGCCCTGACTGGCTTTTACAAAGTCACCTTTTCTAAAACCATGACGGGTTGTAGATCCGCCATATTTCCGACGATTACCACCCTGGCTAAATGTCATCAAATGGAGTTGTCTACGGCTGATTGGTGGACGGCGCACAATAGTGAATTGTGATTCAGTGATATCTACAGATCCTACCCAAGATGCACCATGATTTTTAGCTCCTGCCCAAGTCTTGTATTTAACAAATTCAGAGCTTGCTAATGTCACCGCGTCAACAGCGTGGGTTTCTGGTATTTGTAAAGACTTATCGGATTTTTCTTTATGTAATCCCAGGTGTTTACGAAGGTTTGATGTTTCCCAGCCTTTCTTTAAAACTACATCAGCAAGTTCTGATAGTCGGCTAATCTGGTATCTTTGACCAACCATTACAGGACTAAAGCCTTTGTTACCTCGTGCTTCAACTTCCTCAATGACAAGTGTTTTTATTGGGTAAAGTTGGAGGAGTAAACTAATTACTCGATATTCCAAATCTTTGTTTGCCCTAATACTTGGAGGCAATTTTGAGCCGCGACGATTATCAAATCTGGCTTGGCGATGATTACGGACATTGAAGGGTATCTTCCTATTAATTCGCCTTCCTCTCCT
The window above is part of the Dolichospermum sp. DET69 genome. Proteins encoded here:
- a CDS encoding ATP-binding cassette domain-containing protein → MSIIIAENLSKSYPVAIKDPGLRGTINHFFHRTYRNINAVQDVTFSIEPGEIVGFLGPNGAGKTTTLKMLTGLIHPSSGTVKVSGFVPFNRQQAFLQKITLVMGQKQQLIWDLPALDSLRINAAVYNISDKEFQRRVGELTEMLALEGKLTQPVRKLSLGERMKAELLAALLHRPQVLFLDEPTLGLDVNAQVGVREFLKEYNQLYQATILLTSHYMADITALCQRVLLIHQGKLMYDGRLAGLLESFAPYREIYVELVQALPLEQLTSYGDVQMLEGRRVRFIVQQEAMTRTVSQILADLEVVDLTVTEPPIEEIIGRIFHTGFNN
- a CDS encoding ABC-2 family transporter protein, producing MKKPLRKFLTLLSVNYAYMLEYRSELILWILAGSLPIIMMGIWVQAAESGKFAFKSIDFARYFLAVFLVRQLTVVWVIYEFEKQVLEGKLSLKLLQPLDPVWHHVANHVGERVARIPFVFLLLIFFFVLYPQAFWLPSIANLFLFILATIMAFALRFIIQYTFAMFAFWTERAAALENLWLLFFIFLSGLIAPLDIFPENVRNIVMLTPFPYIINFPASILVGLPVDLTRGFLSTLGWFFMFLGINRFLWRKGLKQYSGMGA
- a CDS encoding Rpn family recombination-promoting nuclease/putative transposase, encoding MAFFATFVLDSALVQQIMRWDMAILQESPWYQQIFAEGEQRGEQRGEQRAILSSIELILEMKFGQEGLQLMPKISQVADLEQLKNLQRSILTVNTFDELQKFMPRN